One region of Plasmodium sp. gorilla clade G2 genome assembly, contig: PADLG01_00_3, whole genome shotgun sequence genomic DNA includes:
- a CDS encoding stevor PIR protein, putative has translation MIYYNLKLVIFSIILGTLTLIYNNDFNSLYKNINYENIVLGPINYRSLAEYSHEHRTNHKHKNRELREYQKTKEEQYKKNKYPNDGAKTKQKIRQVTENENTGISNLRKYKKESYDNAQGGNSNKSPRSLKYSEIQRKLYNDLDGKQDRDVQNYSDDEYDSKIEKYVHKCFLVILLILSFPHALVLPCTYCKKKMHTD, from the exons atgatatattataatttaaaattagtTATTTTTTCAATCATATTAGGAACATTAACCTTAATTTATAAT aATGACTtcaattctttatataaaaatataaactatGAAAACATCGTATTAGGGCCAATAAATTATAGATCCTTAGCAGAATATTCGCATGAACATAGAACAAatcataaacataaaaatagaGAATTAAGAGAATACCAAAAAACTAAAGAAGAAcaatacaaaaaaaacaaatatccAAACGATGGCgcaaaaacaaaacaaaaaatacgACAAGTAacagaaaatgaaaatactgGAATATCAAATTtaaggaaatataaaaaagaatcatATGATAACGCACAAGGAGGAAATTCAAATAAATCTCCTCGTTCCCTCAAATATTCAGAAATTCAAAGAAAGCTTTATAATGATTTAGATGGAAAACAAGACAGGGATGTTCAGAATTATTCAGATGATGAATATGATTCTAAGATAgaaaaatatgtacataaatgttttttggttattttattaattttgagTTTTCCCCATGCTCTCGTTTTGCCATGTAcatattgtaaaaaaaaaatgcacacagactaa